One region of Herpetosiphonaceae bacterium genomic DNA includes:
- a CDS encoding RNA polymerase sigma factor: MHTQTSSTATVLHNISDSDHARLVRLCAHLTGDRHAAEDLAQEALLVAWRLRDRLVDPAGVHAWLWAIARNVCRHWQRSQRREGAHLVQPPAADPQATDWDAQVVDPFDLEVALERAELATLLDQALALLPAETRAVLVQKYIEESPHAAIAEHLGLSENAVAVRVHRGKLAFRRILSTQLRSAAEPFGVVHDAAYRQTRIWCPICGLHKLVGTYDQALGMLDVRCPHCCQSADPSIWFTDSWDAFGGARQIRTALLRGMSAAYGSYREGLAHGGILCAGCGRTMPLRIGVPGGKLGAPYPTRRGIHVWCESCGGGTSSSLRMFVQSSPEVRAFWERHPRMRTLPEREIEIAGAPAVLISFQSVTNAARIDVVVADDSLEFLDVALRDA, from the coding sequence GTGCATACACAGACTTCCTCCACCGCCACGGTTTTACATAACATAAGCGACAGCGATCACGCGCGGCTGGTACGGCTGTGCGCGCATCTCACGGGCGATCGACACGCCGCCGAAGACTTAGCTCAGGAAGCGCTGCTGGTCGCGTGGCGGCTGCGCGATCGTCTCGTCGATCCGGCAGGGGTCCACGCCTGGCTCTGGGCAATCGCCCGCAACGTGTGCCGACACTGGCAGCGCAGCCAGCGTCGAGAAGGCGCGCACCTCGTGCAGCCGCCCGCCGCCGATCCGCAAGCTACGGACTGGGACGCGCAGGTCGTCGATCCGTTCGATCTTGAGGTCGCGCTGGAGCGCGCCGAGCTAGCAACGCTGCTCGACCAGGCGCTTGCGCTGCTGCCTGCGGAGACACGCGCCGTGCTGGTGCAGAAGTACATCGAGGAATCGCCGCACGCCGCGATTGCCGAGCACCTGGGATTGTCGGAGAACGCTGTGGCTGTTCGGGTGCATCGCGGCAAGCTCGCGTTTCGGCGTATTCTCAGCACGCAGCTCCGCTCGGCGGCGGAGCCGTTCGGTGTGGTACATGACGCCGCCTATCGTCAGACGCGCATCTGGTGCCCGATCTGTGGCCTGCATAAGCTGGTGGGCACCTACGATCAGGCGCTGGGCATGCTCGATGTGCGCTGCCCGCACTGCTGCCAGTCCGCCGATCCCTCGATCTGGTTCACCGACTCGTGGGATGCGTTCGGTGGGGCAAGGCAGATTCGGACGGCGCTGCTGCGCGGCATGAGCGCAGCCTATGGATCGTATCGCGAGGGCCTGGCACACGGCGGCATCTTGTGCGCGGGCTGTGGCCGAACGATGCCGCTCCGCATCGGCGTGCCCGGCGGAAAGCTGGGCGCTCCCTATCCAACGCGGCGGGGCATTCACGTCTGGTGTGAGTCGTGCGGCGGTGGAACAAGCTCCAGCCTGCGCATGTTTGTGCAATCGTCGCCCGAAGTGCGCGCATTCTGGGAGCGTCATCCCAGGATGCGCACGCTGCCCGAACGCGAGATCGAGATTGCGGGCGCTCCGGCAGTGCTGATCAGCTTCCAGAGCGTGACGAACGCCGCGCGCATCGATGTGGTGGTTGCCGACGATTCGCTTGAATTTCTTGACGTGGCGTTACGCGACGCCTGA
- a CDS encoding MFS transporter yields the protein MQYETPPNGWRTFLILWCTQSLSVIGSALTFFAINIWVVQVLYPRPEQKPALAIALSAMTLAFGIPTMIFAPIAGAWADRHDRKLTIMLSDLGSGLLSVLLIALILSQTLQLWSLLVVLVLAAIFNTFHDSAFDTSYAMLVPEERLPRANGMMQTIFSLSGIFSPPLAAMMIGLPALARQGYSSIPFGASIAWLQDGTVLAIGVDVLTFMIASATLLFLHVPSPKRADLLVEAGQSRPSMWDDVKEGARYIWQRRPMLWLLGTFTVANFVGAPLAVLEPLIVKFNLAADWAARGYTYETAIALLGSVTGIGGLLGGIVMSTWGGLRRRRVYGVLLPMIISGSAMIAIGFSPLLYVTAALIGVNIGMIPLMNAHSQAIWQTQTPRELQGRVFAVRRVIAQFTFPLGTAFAGLAGFFNVGTMFVVLGALLVLFCTAQFFNPSLLRVEDKVYLDQLAASPEDVAPVA from the coding sequence ATGCAGTACGAAACACCGCCGAATGGCTGGCGGACCTTTCTGATCCTCTGGTGTACCCAATCGCTGTCGGTGATCGGCAGCGCGCTGACATTCTTTGCGATCAATATCTGGGTCGTTCAGGTGTTGTATCCGCGCCCTGAGCAGAAGCCTGCGCTGGCGATTGCGCTCTCGGCGATGACCCTGGCGTTCGGCATTCCCACGATGATCTTTGCGCCGATTGCCGGAGCGTGGGCTGACCGCCACGATCGCAAGCTGACGATCATGCTCTCGGATCTAGGCAGCGGCCTGCTCAGCGTGCTGCTGATCGCGCTGATCCTAAGCCAGACGCTCCAGCTATGGAGCCTGCTGGTGGTGCTGGTCCTGGCGGCGATCTTCAACACGTTTCACGATTCCGCCTTCGACACGTCCTACGCGATGCTGGTGCCTGAGGAGCGCCTGCCACGGGCAAACGGCATGATGCAGACGATCTTCTCGCTCTCCGGTATTTTCTCGCCGCCGCTCGCCGCGATGATGATCGGGCTTCCGGCGCTGGCACGCCAGGGCTATAGCAGCATCCCGTTTGGCGCATCGATTGCCTGGTTGCAGGATGGCACGGTGCTGGCGATCGGGGTGGATGTGCTGACCTTTATGATCGCTTCCGCGACGCTGCTGTTTTTGCATGTGCCGTCGCCCAAGCGCGCCGATCTGCTGGTCGAAGCGGGCCAGTCCAGGCCCAGCATGTGGGACGATGTCAAGGAGGGCGCGCGCTATATCTGGCAGCGCCGCCCGATGCTGTGGCTGCTCGGCACCTTCACCGTCGCAAATTTCGTTGGCGCGCCGCTGGCCGTGCTGGAGCCGCTGATCGTAAAGTTCAATCTGGCAGCCGATTGGGCGGCGCGGGGCTACACCTACGAAACGGCAATCGCGCTGCTTGGCTCCGTAACCGGCATCGGCGGCCTGCTCGGCGGAATCGTCATGAGCACCTGGGGCGGCCTCAGGCGGCGGCGGGTCTATGGCGTGCTGCTGCCGATGATTATCTCAGGCAGCGCGATGATCGCGATCGGGTTCTCGCCGCTGCTGTACGTCACGGCAGCGCTGATCGGCGTGAACATTGGGATGATCCCTTTGATGAACGCGCACTCACAGGCGATCTGGCAGACCCAAACGCCGCGTGAGCTGCAAGGCCGCGTCTTTGCGGTGCGTCGGGTGATCGCTCAGTTTACCTTTCCGCTGGGTACGGCCTTCGCTGGACTGGCGGGCTTCTTCAACGTCGGGACGATGTTCGTGGTGCTGGGCGCGCTGCTCGTGCTCTTTTGCACCGCGCAGTTCTTCAATCCATCCCTGCTGCGCGTTGAAGATAAAGTCTATCTTGATCAGCTTGCAGCGTCGCCAGAAGATGTTGCGCCCGTCGCATGA
- a CDS encoding Gfo/Idh/MocA family oxidoreductase: MTPIRLVQVGMGGWGRDWAKMLARHTSLAQVVACVDVEPGMLRRLQSDVGVAAGACFPSLDAALEATDADAVLVTTALDGHVPVALAALEAGKHVLVEKPFAPSLAEAQRAVELAAANGRVLMVSQNYRFYPAAQTAAALIREGVLGPIGAVSVQFRKYANTEPPGNHRHYVIRHPLLMDMSIHHFDLMRFVLNQEPEVVSCHAWNPPWSNFGDPAAASATITFDGGAVVNYHASWVSTAEPTTWAGDWQIEGAEGALTWTSRDDNSTDADAVTIRLRGKRPRRVPQPDLPYWDRAGSLAAFAAAIRDRAEPSASGRDNLGSLALMFAAVESATTGQPQAVGA; encoded by the coding sequence CGCGGCACACGAGCCTGGCCCAGGTGGTCGCGTGTGTCGATGTGGAGCCGGGCATGCTGCGGCGGCTTCAGAGCGATGTCGGCGTTGCGGCGGGCGCGTGCTTTCCATCGCTGGATGCCGCGCTTGAGGCCACCGACGCCGATGCGGTGCTTGTGACGACGGCGCTCGACGGGCATGTGCCGGTGGCGCTGGCCGCGCTTGAGGCGGGCAAGCATGTGCTGGTGGAAAAGCCGTTCGCGCCGTCGCTGGCCGAGGCGCAGCGGGCGGTCGAGCTGGCGGCGGCCAACGGGCGGGTGCTGATGGTCAGCCAGAACTATCGCTTCTATCCCGCCGCGCAGACCGCCGCAGCGCTGATCCGGGAGGGCGTGCTTGGCCCGATAGGCGCTGTGAGCGTTCAGTTTCGGAAGTACGCCAACACCGAGCCGCCGGGGAATCATCGGCACTATGTGATTCGGCATCCGCTGCTGATGGACATGTCGATCCATCACTTCGACCTGATGCGCTTCGTGCTGAATCAGGAGCCGGAGGTGGTGAGCTGCCACGCCTGGAACCCGCCCTGGAGCAACTTCGGCGATCCGGCGGCGGCGAGCGCCACGATCACCTTCGATGGCGGCGCGGTCGTCAACTATCATGCAAGCTGGGTCAGCACCGCAGAGCCGACCACCTGGGCCGGAGACTGGCAGATCGAGGGAGCGGAGGGCGCGCTCACCTGGACCAGCCGCGACGACAACTCAACCGACGCCGATGCGGTGACGATCCGGCTGCGGGGCAAGCGCCCTCGCCGCGTGCCACAGCCGGATCTGCCATACTGGGATCGCGCGGGCTCGCTTGCCGCGTTTGCTGCGGCGATCCGCGATCGAGCGGAGCCGTCGGCGAGCGGTCGGGATAACCTGGGCAGCCTCGCGCTGATGTTCGCGGCGGTCGAGTCGGCGACGACCGGACAGCCACAGGCCGTTGGAGCATAG